The Limnospira fusiformis SAG 85.79 genomic interval TCGTTTATGGTTGCGGTTAAGGGGGGCTTCAATTTTCACCACAAACCCGGTTTTATCCCCCACTTCTACATTAATCCGCCGCTCTAAGTTTTCAATGATAATTAAATCACCTTTAGAGTTAACCGATTCTTGCTCATTAGTCACCGCTTCCGAAATATAATAATCCAAAACTTTGCCCTGCCAAAATCCACAATAGGGATATTTGCGAAACTGGCGATTTCGTATACTAGCATCCCAAATGGGACCCCACAGCCAGTACAAAGCAAACATCACCAAAGGAATTAACAAAATTTGCCTGCCTTCAAATTGTACTGATAATTCCACTAAGGCGAAAATCAACGTCCCCACAGCGGAGACTAACAATCTTCTGATGAATTGTGATGGCTTCCCCCAACAGTGTTGATACTGTTCGCTAGTAGCCACA includes:
- a CDS encoding phosphate ABC transporter permease translates to MLIPLTRQTFHELVPAVATSEQYQHCWGKPSQFIRRLLVSAVGTLIFALVELSVQFEGRQILLIPLVMFALYWLWGPIWDASIRNRQFRKYPYCGFWQGKVLDYYISEAVTNEQESVNSKGDLIIIENLERRINVEVGDKTGFVVKIEAPLNRNHKRLSRGQVAVMLVTSYLDDLSSINEVSDVYIPSQNIWVGSYPYLRRDMFMEITREMRSRYGRPQSRSPRRSPSPRQQAYD